The Vicia villosa cultivar HV-30 ecotype Madison, WI unplaced genomic scaffold, Vvil1.0 ctg.001781F_1_1, whole genome shotgun sequence genome segment TTCCCCCGCACTCGCCGCGATGATCTTCTTCTCTCAGGTAGTTGTTATCGCTCTCCCTCTTCTGTTATGtgttgatttgattcactagaaTGTAACCTAATATTGATTGATTTTAGATGTGTTCGATCCGTTTTCTCCACCACGGAGCTTAAGTCAAGTCCTAAACATGGTGGATTTACTGACGGACAATCCGGTCCTTTCTTCTGCTTCGCGTCGCGGTTGGAATGCGAGAGAGACAGAGGATGCTCTGCTTCTCCGTTTGGATATGCCTGGACTCGGTAAAGAAGATGTCAAGATCTCCGTGGAACAGAACACTCTTACCATTAAAGGTGAAGAAGGTTCTAAAGAAAGTGAAGAGGAAGAAAGTGGTCGTCGATTCTCTAGCAGAATCGATTTACCAGAAAAACTTTACAAGATTGATGAGATTAAAGCTGAGATGAAAAACGGCGTGCTCAAGGTTATTGTGCCCAAAATGAAGGAACAAGAAAGGAACAATGTCATTAACGTCAAGGTTGATTAGAATAATATCACATTTTACTCGTTTTTCTTTTTGTACAAGCTCTTGAATCTAGATTTTGATGGATCTAGAATTGAACACTTCAATATTTTCTTGTTCGCTATTGTTAATTACGTCATGTTTTCACTTTGAAACTGCGTGATGAAATGAAATCTAATATGCTTCTTCTACACTATCTTTTCTCTTTAAAAGAGGTTATGTATAATGGCTCAATAACGaggaacacaattatttttggataaatttctTTACTATCTTAGAATCTTTGAATAATCTAGTTCTTTATTACATAATAATGATGATAAAAATTAGACAATCATTCACTAGTTTGTTAGGTGGTTATTAAACTTTAAGATTGTTAAGAGTTAGTTAGAGGGAAGAATATCTTCTAATTGACTTCACATCTTTAGATCTTTAGCTATCACGTAGATCGTTAGATCTTTAGCTATCACGTAGAGCTTCATTTTACTATAAATATacggttttttttttataatcaactATGTATTCGAGAAAAAGTACCGAGGGGTACTTGAAGCAtacaagaaaaagataaaaacaatccACTCACCCCAGCAACTCTAAAGAAACTATAAATATAAGTTGATAATATGGCATCACATGTCTCTTAATCTCTTTAATCtctttgattaattcaaacggAAAAAAGTATTGTAGGCAATTACATCAAATTCTTTTTAAGAACATTTCTAAGAAGAGTAAAAAAGACTAATATTTATAACTGATGTTATAATTCACTCTTCCTATTCAATGTATTATATTTATGAACAAGAAATTATTACAATAATGAGGTAAGTTAtaacaccttattatgctcactCATGCTtgatttaaaaattcaaatatttttaaaatttgtattttattttagttttacacTTTGAATCACATTCATGACGTCTCAAGTGTCCTAAACATAATTCCTATGCAGAATATGGAATCCTTAAAGCCATTTTTTGAGCTAGCCAAGGTTTTTGTGGTTCTGGATCAATGAAGCTATGCATCAGAAACTGTTCAACTTCTTTATCCTTTAACATCTTAGCCCACTTCACACGTTTCGATGGAACAAAACCCAATCCAAAACACCTGTAATTTCGACATAAAAAGAACAAATGCATTTTGTAGTTTGAAatgaggttttatttattgacataGTCTTATATTTAGTGGCAAATAATATATCATAACGATGGACAAAGAGTTATGGACCTGTATTCATAGAAGCATGCACTTGTTTCATTTTCAACATTCCCCCAATTATTCCAGCCAACATGTTTTATACATTGATCCATATAAGTAAATGCAAACACCACTCTTCCATAAGGTCCCCATGGCCTTCCAAGATATGTATATGAACTTCCTCCATTTCCCGTGATAACACATCTGCAATGACACAAGGACCCATGAGACTTTGGATCATGGTTCGATAGGCTCAATCATGATCGAACTACAAGAACTTTTGTTTTAAcatgatttaattcttaaaattaTTATCGATTTCAGTGTGAGTCTAGTATCTATATATGTGTTTGTGTTAGCGTTTCATAgatcataaaaaaattatatgaacaT includes the following:
- the LOC131636547 gene encoding heat shock 22 kDa protein, mitochondrial-like; this translates as MASSLALKRFFSSPLLSRSLLLRPVASSACRSFNTNAMRHYDQHSDDDRKVDVDRRSFPRTRRDDLLLSDVFDPFSPPRSLSQVLNMVDLLTDNPVLSSASRRGWNARETEDALLLRLDMPGLGKEDVKISVEQNTLTIKGEEGSKESEEEESGRRFSSRIDLPEKLYKIDEIKAEMKNGVLKVIVPKMKEQERNNVINVKVD